One Deinococcus aestuarii DNA segment encodes these proteins:
- the hrpB gene encoding ATP-dependent helicase HrpB, giving the protein MPRVTAEPLPVFEVLPELRAALARHPLVVLQAPPGAGKSTGLPLELLNEPWLAGQSIVILQPRRVAARAVAARLAEGLGEEVGETVGYRVRFESRVSPRTRIEVVTEGILTRRLQHDPELHGVGLVILDEFHERSLNADLALALLREVQGALRDDLRVLVMSATLDPALPGRLDAPLVQSAGRAYPVEVRYLNADPTGRVEDTVARAVREALAEHPEGDLLAFLPGVREIRGTQAALSDVGAVVLPLYGDLPLSEQRRALVPDPAGRRKVVLATSIAETSLTLAGVRVVVDGGLSRTQRFDPGTGLTRMVTERVTRDVAEQRAGRAGRTAPGTAYRLWSERTHALLPAARPPEIQEADLAPLTLELAGWGAPDPQSLAWLDPPPGPRVAVARDLLRDLDALDDAGRITGRGSALLELPTHPRLSHLLHDGAVLGLGALAADVAALLEERDPLGSGAGADLADRVAALRAWRRGERGGGEIAVLERVERLSRQWRAALRVRPDDTPPDAFAVGRLVALAYPERVALGREGGGGRSLLAGGQGARLPEGDPLAGSPALAVAHLDAVSGKGTGEGRIHLAAPLDPAVLEERARTRDVVRWDARTGTLVAQRERHVGALVLDARPLRDLPHGARVEALAGAVRSEGLHLLNWTPEAETLRARVESLRRWRPEETEWPDLSDPALLATLEDWLGPPLEGVRTRDDLKRVNLVPALTAFLPWPLPQRLDELAPAHLTVPTGSRIRLTYFPDGSPPVLAVKLQELFGLAETPTVNGGRTPVLLHLLSPAGRPVQVTQDLRSFWNSSYFEVRKDLRGRYPKHPWPDDPWTHAPMRGTKRRGE; this is encoded by the coding sequence ATGCCCCGCGTGACCGCCGAGCCCCTGCCCGTCTTCGAGGTGCTGCCCGAGTTGCGGGCGGCCCTGGCACGGCACCCGCTGGTGGTCCTCCAGGCGCCGCCCGGGGCGGGGAAAAGCACCGGCCTGCCGCTGGAACTCCTGAACGAACCCTGGCTGGCGGGGCAGTCCATCGTGATTCTTCAGCCCCGGCGGGTGGCGGCGCGGGCGGTCGCGGCCCGGCTCGCCGAGGGGCTGGGCGAGGAGGTCGGGGAGACGGTGGGCTACCGGGTGCGCTTCGAGTCGCGTGTCTCCCCCCGCACCCGCATCGAGGTCGTCACGGAAGGCATCCTCACCCGCCGCCTGCAACACGACCCGGAGCTGCACGGCGTCGGCCTTGTCATCCTCGACGAGTTCCACGAGCGCTCGCTGAACGCCGACCTCGCCCTCGCCCTGCTGCGCGAGGTGCAAGGGGCGCTGAGGGACGACCTGCGGGTGCTCGTGATGAGCGCGACCCTCGACCCCGCCCTGCCTGGGCGGCTGGACGCGCCCCTGGTGCAGAGCGCGGGGCGGGCCTACCCGGTGGAGGTGCGGTACTTGAACGCCGATCCCACGGGCCGGGTGGAGGACACCGTGGCCCGGGCGGTGCGGGAGGCGCTGGCCGAGCACCCGGAGGGGGACCTCCTCGCCTTCCTGCCCGGCGTGCGCGAGATTCGTGGGACGCAGGCGGCCCTGTCGGACGTGGGCGCGGTCGTGCTGCCCCTCTATGGTGATCTGCCCCTTTCTGAGCAGCGCCGCGCCCTCGTCCCCGACCCCGCCGGGCGGCGCAAGGTCGTGCTGGCGACCTCCATCGCGGAGACGAGCCTGACGCTGGCGGGCGTGCGCGTGGTGGTGGACGGCGGGCTCAGCCGGACGCAACGCTTCGACCCCGGCACCGGCCTCACCCGCATGGTGACCGAGCGGGTCACGCGCGACGTCGCCGAGCAGCGGGCGGGCCGGGCGGGTCGCACCGCGCCGGGCACCGCCTACCGCCTCTGGAGCGAGCGGACGCACGCCCTGCTGCCCGCCGCCCGCCCCCCCGAGATCCAGGAGGCCGACCTCGCCCCCCTCACCCTCGAACTCGCCGGGTGGGGTGCGCCCGATCCGCAGTCGCTCGCCTGGCTCGACCCGCCGCCGGGGCCCCGTGTGGCCGTCGCCCGCGATCTGCTGCGCGACCTCGACGCCTTGGACGACGCCGGGCGCATCACCGGGCGCGGCTCGGCCCTTCTGGAACTTCCCACCCACCCGCGCCTCTCCCACCTGCTGCACGACGGCGCGGTGCTCGGCCTGGGTGCCCTCGCCGCCGACGTGGCCGCGTTGCTGGAGGAACGTGATCCCCTCGGAAGCGGAGCCGGGGCGGACCTCGCGGACCGGGTAGCCGCGCTGCGGGCGTGGCGGCGGGGCGAACGGGGCGGGGGAGAGATCGCCGTGCTGGAGCGGGTCGAGCGCCTCTCCCGCCAGTGGCGCGCGGCCCTGCGCGTCCGACCCGACGATACGCCCCCCGACGCCTTCGCGGTGGGGCGGCTGGTCGCCCTCGCCTACCCCGAGCGGGTGGCCCTGGGCCGGGAGGGCGGTGGGGGCCGCTCCCTCCTCGCGGGTGGGCAGGGGGCGCGGCTGCCGGAGGGGGACCCGCTCGCCGGGAGCCCCGCCCTCGCCGTCGCCCACCTCGACGCCGTGAGCGGGAAGGGGACCGGGGAAGGCCGCATCCACCTCGCCGCGCCCCTCGACCCCGCCGTGCTGGAGGAGCGGGCCCGGACGCGGGACGTGGTGCGCTGGGACGCCCGCACCGGAACCCTCGTCGCCCAGCGGGAGCGGCACGTCGGCGCCCTCGTGCTGGACGCGCGGCCACTGCGCGACCTGCCGCACGGGGCGCGGGTGGAGGCCCTCGCCGGGGCCGTCCGCTCCGAGGGGCTCCACCTCCTGAACTGGACCCCCGAGGCCGAAACCCTGCGCGCCCGCGTCGAGTCCCTGCGCCGCTGGCGACCCGAGGAAACGGAATGGCCCGATCTGAGTGACCCGGCCCTCCTCGCCACCCTGGAGGACTGGCTCGGCCCTCCTCTGGAAGGCGTCCGCACCCGCGACGACCTGAAACGGGTCAACCTCGTCCCGGCCCTGACCGCCTTCCTCCCCTGGCCCCTGCCACAGCGGCTCGACGAGCTGGCCCCCGCCCACCTCACCGTCCCCACGGGCTCGCGCATCCGGCTCACGTACTTCCCGGACGGCAGCCCGCCCGTCCTCGCCGTCAAGTTACAGGAACTGTTCGGCCTCGCCGAGACACCGACCGTGAACGGGGGCCGCACGCCCGTGCTGCTGCACCTGCTGAGCCCCGCCGGGCGGCCCGTGCAGGTGACGCAGGACCTGAGATCGTTCTGGAACTCCTCGTACTTCGAGGTCCGCAAGGACCTGCGGGGCCGCTACCCCAAGCACCCCTGGCCGGACGATCCCTGGACCCACGCGCCGATGCGCGGGACGAAGAGGCGGGGCGAGTAG
- a CDS encoding HAD family hydrolase: protein MRAVLFDLDGTLHDRAATLRGWLTGHVERHALPAGYAERFTVLDDLGYRPKREVMPLLVREFGLTHDPRALLDDFSVHSLADPVPMPHAHDVLWELRARGVLVGVVTNGWVEAQTACLERCGLAGLVDDVVISKRVGLSKPDPAIYTLALERLGVTAADAWFVGDSPRNDVWGPQQVGLRAAFLPTGHALKGEVPDALLGDLRDVLSLPGC, encoded by the coding sequence TTGAGGGCTGTCCTTTTCGACCTCGACGGCACGTTGCACGACCGGGCCGCGACCCTGCGGGGCTGGCTCACCGGGCATGTGGAGCGGCACGCTCTCCCCGCCGGGTATGCCGAACGCTTCACCGTGCTCGATGACCTCGGCTACCGCCCCAAGCGCGAGGTGATGCCGCTCCTCGTGCGGGAGTTCGGCCTGACGCATGACCCGCGGGCGCTGCTGGACGACTTCTCGGTGCACTCGCTCGCCGATCCCGTCCCCATGCCCCACGCCCACGACGTGCTGTGGGAGTTGCGGGCGCGTGGCGTCCTCGTCGGCGTCGTGACGAATGGCTGGGTGGAGGCGCAGACCGCCTGCCTGGAGCGCTGCGGGCTCGCCGGGCTGGTGGACGACGTGGTGATCAGCAAGAGAGTCGGCCTGAGCAAGCCTGACCCTGCCATCTACACGCTTGCCCTGGAGCGATTGGGTGTCACGGCGGCGGACGCCTGGTTCGTCGGCGACTCGCCCCGCAACGACGTGTGGGGGCCGCAGCAGGTGGGATTGCGCGCGGCCTTCCTCCCCACCGGGCACGCGCTGAAGGGGGAGGTGCCCGACGCGCTGCTGGGCGACCTGCGGGACGTGCTGAGCCTGCCGGGATGTTGA
- a CDS encoding NAD(P)/FAD-dependent oxidoreductase: protein MDTFDVIVVGAGAAGVNAALVLGRARRRVLLLDGGPPRNAPAGEAHGLLTRDGIRPLDLKARALADLAPYPVTVCAAAAREARRTPEGFAVRHDGGWALGRRLLLAAGVRDVLPPVAGLRERWGHLVHHCPYCDGWEYRGRPLGVLGSGDAGHHLALNMRAWSDQVTLFTDGPDGLTGVQRRDLARLGVKIVRAPLARLTGRDRLCLHLRSRETRLLDGLFLSPEQTPGSTLPASLGCELNEKGRVIVDERGETTVPGVFAAGDLAGAPQYVVNAAASGMTAAVGINTTLIHEEVEAQGAAFHKGGA, encoded by the coding sequence ATGGACACCTTCGACGTGATCGTGGTGGGGGCCGGAGCGGCGGGCGTGAATGCGGCGCTCGTGCTGGGGCGGGCCCGCCGGAGGGTCCTCCTTCTCGACGGCGGCCCGCCCCGCAACGCCCCGGCGGGGGAGGCCCACGGTCTGCTCACGCGCGACGGCATCCGGCCGCTGGACCTCAAGGCGCGGGCGCTCGCCGACCTCGCCCCCTACCCGGTGACGGTGTGCGCGGCGGCGGCGCGGGAAGCCCGCCGCACGCCGGAAGGCTTTGCGGTGCGGCACGACGGGGGGTGGGCGCTGGGCCGCCGCCTGCTCCTCGCCGCCGGGGTGCGGGACGTGTTGCCGCCGGTCGCGGGGCTGCGCGAGCGCTGGGGCCACCTCGTCCACCACTGCCCGTACTGCGACGGCTGGGAGTACCGGGGCCGCCCGCTCGGGGTGCTCGGGAGTGGGGACGCCGGGCACCACCTCGCCCTCAACATGCGCGCGTGGTCGGATCAGGTCACCCTCTTCACCGACGGGCCGGACGGCCTGACGGGCGTGCAGCGCCGGGACCTCGCGCGGCTGGGGGTAAAAATCGTGAGGGCGCCGCTCGCCCGCCTGACGGGACGGGACCGCCTGTGCCTCCACCTGCGTTCCCGCGAGACCCGCCTGCTCGACGGCCTCTTCCTCAGCCCCGAGCAGACGCCCGGCAGCACCCTGCCCGCCTCGCTGGGCTGCGAGCTGAACGAGAAGGGCCGGGTGATCGTGGACGAGCGCGGAGAGACGACGGTGCCGGGCGTGTTCGCGGCGGGGGACCTCGCCGGGGCCCCTCAGTACGTCGTCAACGCCGCCGCGAGCGGGATGACGGCCGCCGTGGGCATCAACACCACCCTCATCCACGAGGAGGTCGAAGCCCAGGGCGCGGCCTTCCATAAAGGTGGGGCTTGA
- a CDS encoding SDR family oxidoreductase: protein MTAPDRPVTLITGATGGIGTALARALAGRHGLILQGRDRERLAALGAEVGGTALPLDLARPETFESALAGVGRVTNVIHNAGVVKLGAVAGQEHTVWTHTLAVNVVAPAELTRLLLPRVRAERGTVVFVNSGAGLRANPEWGSYAASKFALRALADALRDEEARHGVRVTTVYPGRTATPMQQKVRSQEGGAYDPGDFIDPATVAATIRFVLEAPRDATLPDVSVRPGPR from the coding sequence ATGACGGCTCCAGACAGACCCGTGACGCTGATCACCGGGGCGACGGGCGGGATCGGGACGGCGCTCGCGCGGGCCCTCGCGGGGAGGCACGGCCTGATCTTGCAGGGGCGGGACCGGGAGCGGCTCGCGGCCCTCGGCGCCGAGGTGGGCGGGACGGCGCTGCCGCTCGACCTCGCCCGCCCGGAGACCTTCGAGTCGGCGCTGGCGGGCGTCGGGCGCGTGACGAACGTGATCCATAACGCGGGCGTCGTTAAGCTGGGGGCGGTCGCCGGACAGGAGCACACGGTGTGGACCCACACCCTCGCGGTGAACGTGGTCGCCCCCGCCGAGCTGACCCGCCTGCTCTTGCCGCGCGTGCGGGCGGAGCGGGGCACCGTCGTCTTCGTGAACAGCGGCGCCGGGCTGCGGGCGAACCCGGAATGGGGCAGCTACGCGGCGAGCAAGTTCGCCCTCCGCGCCCTGGCCGACGCCCTGCGCGACGAGGAGGCCCGGCACGGGGTCCGGGTCACGACCGTCTACCCGGGCCGCACCGCCACTCCGATGCAGCAGAAGGTCCGCTCGCAGGAGGGGGGCGCCTACGATCCCGGCGACTTCATCGACCCGGCGACGGTCGCGGCCACCATCCGCTTCGTGCTGGAGGCGCCGCGCGACGCCACCCTGCCCGACGTGAGCGTGCGGCCCGGGCCGCGTTGA
- a CDS encoding class I SAM-dependent rRNA methyltransferase, producing the protein MTKASRQAGVTLKPGAVRRTLGRYPFGHAGDIESSDAGLTPGQVVDVRGPDGKVIGRGYFNPEGATPLRMLTWTREEIDLNFYRSRVRSALARRAGRIGGTDALRVLHAEADGMPGVVADRFGDVLAVQLRNAGAERHRDLILRALREETGAGSAYERSDTGERRREGLDLRTGPLWGDVPERVTFFEDDLTLHFGPFDAQKTGFFLDQRDNRRLMRSLVRPGEGFLDVYSYTGGFSLHAARAGARPVALDKDEKALGVLEREARENGVEVGVRWGDALETLTALEREKRTFGAAVLDPPTLAKRREDVPRAKRLFTDGAARALRMLRPGGHLLVSTCAHYIGVSDLLDAARVAAGEAGCDAEVVTVTYQPADHPHLLSVPESLYLKSLLLRKEA; encoded by the coding sequence ATGACGAAGGCGAGCAGACAGGCGGGCGTGACCCTGAAGCCGGGCGCGGTGCGGCGAACCCTCGGCCGTTACCCCTTCGGGCACGCCGGGGACATCGAGAGTTCGGACGCGGGCCTCACCCCGGGGCAGGTCGTGGACGTGCGCGGGCCGGACGGCAAGGTCATCGGGCGCGGGTACTTCAACCCCGAGGGGGCGACGCCCCTGCGGATGCTGACCTGGACCCGCGAGGAGATCGACCTGAACTTCTACCGCTCGCGGGTGCGCTCAGCCCTGGCGCGGCGGGCGGGGCGGATTGGGGGCACCGACGCCCTGCGGGTGCTGCACGCCGAGGCGGACGGGATGCCCGGCGTGGTGGCCGACCGCTTCGGGGACGTGCTGGCGGTGCAACTCCGCAACGCGGGCGCGGAGCGCCACCGCGACCTGATCCTGCGGGCCCTGCGCGAGGAGACGGGGGCGGGATCAGCCTACGAGCGCAGCGACACGGGCGAGCGCCGCCGCGAGGGGCTGGACCTCCGCACGGGTCCCCTCTGGGGCGACGTGCCGGAGCGCGTGACCTTTTTCGAGGACGACCTCACCCTGCACTTTGGTCCCTTCGACGCGCAGAAGACGGGCTTTTTCCTCGACCAGCGCGACAACCGCCGCCTGATGCGCTCGCTCGTCCGTCCGGGCGAGGGTTTTCTCGACGTGTACTCGTACACCGGGGGCTTCAGCCTGCACGCGGCGCGGGCGGGGGCGCGGCCCGTCGCGCTCGACAAGGACGAGAAGGCCCTCGGCGTGCTGGAGCGCGAGGCCCGCGAGAACGGGGTGGAGGTCGGCGTGCGCTGGGGGGACGCGCTGGAGACGCTGACGGCGCTGGAGCGCGAGAAACGAACCTTCGGGGCGGCGGTGCTCGATCCCCCCACCCTCGCCAAGCGCCGCGAGGACGTGCCGCGCGCCAAGCGCCTCTTCACCGACGGCGCGGCGCGCGCCCTGCGGATGCTGCGGCCCGGCGGGCACCTCCTCGTGAGCACCTGCGCCCACTACATCGGGGTGAGCGACCTCCTCGACGCCGCCCGCGTCGCCGCCGGGGAGGCCGGGTGCGACGCCGAGGTCGTCACCGTGACCTACCAGCCCGCCGACCACCCGCACCTCCTGAGCGTGCCCGAAAGCCTCTACCTCAAGAGCCTGCTGCTGCGCAAGGAGGCGTGA
- a CDS encoding Crp/Fnr family transcriptional regulator codes for MSRLDDLQRSPLFQNVPEDAVREAARAVTERSFRPGGVLIEQDAPGEALHLITRGVVRVSRVSLGTRERVMGDLYAPGVVGETAVLSRQERSATVRALTEVHTLMLYREHFEQILRRHPRVLWNLAALLAERVTALNDELIASGQNTESALAHVFSNLHRQRVRAGVPHPEELPLTTHDIMQRVSSSRETVARVLRRLEDRGVLRASGHAVTLLDPGALEAVAVEEADPV; via the coding sequence ATGTCGCGCCTGGACGATCTCCAACGTTCCCCCCTCTTCCAAAACGTCCCCGAAGACGCGGTGCGCGAGGCGGCCCGGGCCGTCACGGAACGGAGCTTCCGGCCCGGCGGGGTCCTGATCGAGCAGGACGCGCCCGGCGAGGCGCTGCACCTGATCACGCGCGGCGTGGTGCGGGTCAGCCGGGTCAGCCTGGGCACCCGCGAGCGCGTGATGGGCGACCTCTACGCGCCCGGCGTGGTGGGCGAGACCGCCGTGCTCTCGCGCCAGGAGCGCAGCGCGACCGTGCGGGCGCTGACCGAGGTCCACACGCTGATGCTCTACCGCGAGCACTTCGAGCAGATTCTCAGGCGCCACCCGCGCGTGTTGTGGAACCTCGCCGCCCTGCTCGCCGAGCGCGTGACTGCTCTCAACGACGAGCTGATCGCCTCCGGGCAGAACACCGAATCGGCGCTCGCCCACGTCTTCTCGAACCTCCACCGCCAGCGCGTGCGGGCGGGCGTGCCGCACCCCGAGGAGCTGCCGCTCACGACCCACGACATCATGCAGCGCGTGAGCAGCAGCCGTGAGACCGTCGCCCGCGTCCTGAGGCGCCTGGAGGACCGGGGAGTCCTGCGTGCCAGCGGCCACGCGGTCACCCTGCTCGACCCCGGCGCCCTGGAGGCCGTCGCCGTCGAGGAGGCCGATCCCGTCTGA
- a CDS encoding S8 family serine peptidase, whose translation MKPQLLVRTALGLCTAALIAGCNQASTVPTAQSERPEYVMSVPVTPQDTPQTLGARYGGRVVELNAEAGFAVVGLDAGAAKTRNLRAQALGDEPVAEPNIDQFQAGGIALMGGARSMWAGGARSMWAGGARSMWAGGARSMWAGGTYALVPENTAPFKQILLEKAHALAPGLGAGVKVAVIDTGIDLAHPAFIDSLAPATEWKDYVGNDALPQEQGVLGVGGHGHGTAVAGIVLQVAPLATILPIRVLDSDGAGDTDHVASAIYYAVEKGARVINLSLGSVTKSDVIEQAVKYATEKKNVLVVSSAGNDNAKTITFPAQHASDGADGERSLSVGSVNALDLKSSFSNYQKDRLELMAPGENIFTAGPDGLLVSWSGTSMAAPIVAGGLALALGQTLAVPLKDVTKKMAETGQDLYNNGRNSAYKDLLGKGRLDLEKFLTNAVKY comes from the coding sequence ATGAAGCCTCAACTTCTGGTTCGAACCGCGCTTGGGCTGTGTACGGCGGCGTTGATCGCGGGCTGCAACCAGGCCTCCACCGTTCCCACGGCGCAGAGCGAGCGCCCCGAGTACGTGATGAGCGTGCCCGTCACCCCGCAGGACACCCCGCAGACCCTGGGGGCGCGCTACGGCGGCCGGGTCGTCGAGCTGAACGCGGAGGCGGGCTTTGCCGTCGTGGGGCTCGACGCGGGCGCCGCGAAGACCCGGAACCTGCGCGCGCAGGCGCTGGGAGACGAGCCCGTCGCCGAGCCCAACATCGACCAGTTCCAGGCGGGCGGGATCGCGCTCATGGGCGGCGCCCGGAGCATGTGGGCGGGCGGGGCGCGCAGCATGTGGGCGGGCGGCGCCCGGAGCATGTGGGCGGGCGGGGCACGCAGCATGTGGGCGGGCGGCACCTATGCCCTCGTCCCGGAAAACACCGCCCCGTTCAAGCAGATTCTGCTGGAAAAAGCCCACGCGCTCGCCCCCGGTCTGGGCGCAGGGGTGAAGGTCGCCGTCATCGACACCGGCATCGACCTGGCCCACCCGGCCTTCATCGACAGCCTGGCCCCCGCGACCGAGTGGAAGGACTACGTGGGCAACGACGCGCTCCCCCAGGAGCAGGGCGTCCTCGGGGTCGGTGGGCACGGCCACGGCACGGCGGTCGCCGGGATCGTCTTGCAGGTGGCCCCCCTGGCGACCATCCTGCCGATCCGCGTGCTGGACTCGGACGGCGCGGGCGACACGGACCATGTGGCGAGCGCCATCTACTACGCCGTCGAGAAGGGCGCCCGGGTGATCAACCTCAGCCTGGGCAGCGTCACCAAGTCCGACGTGATCGAGCAGGCGGTCAAGTACGCCACCGAGAAGAAAAACGTTCTGGTCGTCTCCTCGGCGGGCAACGACAACGCCAAGACCATCACCTTCCCCGCCCAGCACGCCTCCGACGGCGCGGACGGCGAGAGAAGCCTGAGCGTGGGCAGCGTCAACGCCCTCGACCTCAAGTCCTCGTTCTCCAACTATCAGAAAGACCGGCTCGAACTGATGGCGCCCGGCGAGAACATCTTCACGGCAGGTCCCGACGGCCTGCTGGTGTCGTGGAGCGGCACGTCGATGGCGGCGCCCATCGTGGCGGGCGGCCTCGCGCTCGCGCTCGGCCAGACGCTGGCGGTTCCCCTCAAGGACGTGACCAAGAAGATGGCCGAGACCGGCCAGGATCTCTACAACAACGGCAGGAACTCGGCCTACAAGGATCTGCTCGGCAAGGGACGCCTCGACCTCGAGAAGTTCCTGACCAACGCGGTCAAATACTGA